Proteins encoded in a region of the Polyodon spathula isolate WHYD16114869_AA unplaced genomic scaffold, ASM1765450v1 scaffolds_3147, whole genome shotgun sequence genome:
- the LOC121311342 gene encoding tripartite motif-containing protein 16-like protein, with amino-acid sequence MASNLWSEEKFSCSVCLDLLKEPVSIPCGHSYCMGCIKNCWDQTDHTGVYSCPQCRETFTPRPVLFKNTMLTEVVEEFKKIGLNPPPAQSYAGPGDVPCDFCTGRKFKAVNSCLTCLASYCQTHIEPHLEAAALKRHKLIGATGNLEQKICAEHQKVLEVFCRTDQTCICWLCKEDEHKNHNTVSVKKERTGRQEELGETQTELELRIQERLKELKELKQAMESLKRSSQREIQESETIFTQLIRSIEKIRSEVTELIGAKEKAAVNQAEGLVKKLEQEIAELRRRNAELKQLSETEDHIHFLQNFQSLCALPEAGDLPSFTVNPNFSFGAVWKTVSELKEYIEDFWEREIVKITTTVNKVAVYSLQEPRTRAEFLKYSCDLTLDPNTAHRLLCLSEGNRKVTRRREPQQYPEHPERFENWRQVLCREGLSGTRCYWEIEWSGRWASIGVSYKGISRKGGDNSYVLGCNDKSWSLFCSDSSYSVCHNNLETAITAPHFPRIGVYLDFNAGILSFYGVSGDTMTPLHRFQTTFTETLYPGFGLGVNYSFFRFVSHPTVTICQLK; translated from the exons ATGGCTTCAAACTTATGGTCAGAGGAGAAGTTTAGCTGTTCGGTGTGTCTGGACCTATTGAAGGAACCAGTCTCTATTCCATGtggacacagttactgtatgggGTGTATTAAAAACTGCTGGGATCAGACTGATCATACAGGTGTCTACAGCTGCCCCCAGTGCAGAGAGACCTTTACCCCAAGGCCTGTTCTTTTCAAGAACACCATGCTGACTGAAGTTGTGGAGGAATTTAAGAAGATAGGGCtcaatcctcctcctgctcaaagCTATGCTGGACCTGGAGATGTGCCGTGTGATTTCTGCACTGGGAGAAAGTTCAAAGCTGTAAACTCCTGTTTGACGTGCCTGGCCTCTTACTGCCAAACTCACATCGAGCCACACCTGGAAGCTGCTGCATTGAAGAGGCACAAACTGATTGGAGCAActggaaatctggagcagaagATTTGTGCCGAACACCAGAAGGTTTTGGAGGTCTTCTGCAGAACTGATCAGACGTGTATTTGCTGGTTATGTAAAGAAGATGAACACAAGAACCATAATACAGTCTCAGTTAAGAAAGAAAGGACTGGGAGACAG GAGGAGCTGGGAGAGACGCAGACAGAACTAGAACTGAGAATCCAGGAGAGACTGAAAGAACTGAAGGAGCTGAAACAAGCCATGGAGTCACTGAAA AGATCTTCACAGAGAGAAATACAGGAAAGTGAGACGATCTTTACTCAGCTGATCCGATCCATTGAGAAGATCCGCTCTGAGGTCACTGAGCTGATTGGAGCGAAGGAGAAGGCTGCAGTGAATCAGGCTGAAGGACTCGTGAAGAAACTGGAGCAGGAGATTGCTGAGCTGAGGAGAAGAAACGCTGAGCTGAAACAGCTTTCAGAGACAGAGGATCACATCCATTTTCTACAG AATTTCCAGTCTCTCTGTGCCCTACCTGAAGCTGGAGATCTACCCAGCTTTACTGTCAATCCAAACTTCTCTTTTGGGGCTGTGTGGAAAACTGTTTCTGAACTTAAAGAGTATATTGAAGATTTCTGGGAGAGGGAAATAGTCAAAATTACCACAACAG TGAATAAAGTTGCAGTTTACAGTCTGCAGGAGCCAAGGACCAGAgctgaatttttaaaat ATTCCTGTGACCTCACACTGGACCCCAACACAGCGCATAGACTCCTCTGTCTGTCTGAAGGGAACAGAAAGGTGACACGGAGGAGAGAGCCCCAACAATATCCTGAACACCCAGAGAGATTTGAGAACTGGCGCCAAGTGCTTTGTAGAGAGGGTTTGTCTGGGACTCGCTGCTACTGGGAGATTGAGTGGAGTGGGAGATGGGCTTCTATAGGAGTCTCATATAAAGGAATCAGCAGGAAAGGAGGGGATAATTCCTATGTCCTTGGATGCAATGACAAGTCCTGGAGTTTGTTCTGCTCTGATTCCAGTTACTCTGTCTGTCACAATAACCTTGAAACTGCAATAACTGCCCCCCACTTCCCCAGAATAGGAGTGTATCTGGACTTTAATGCAGGCATTCTGTCATTTTATGGTGTCTCTGGAGACACAATGACCCCCCTGCACAGATTCCAAACCACATTTACTGAGACACTCTATCctgggtttgggttaggggtCAACTATTCTTTTTTCAGGTTTGTGTCTCATCCCACTGTAACAATCTGCCAGCTGAAGTAA